The Parashewanella tropica genome window below encodes:
- a CDS encoding Na(+)-translocating NADH-quinone reductase subunit A encodes MITIKKGLDLPIAGGPEQVIHNGPAIKQVATLGEEYIGLRPTMKVRVGDKVKKGQVIFEDKKNPGVVYTAFASGTVTEINRGAKRVLQSVVIDVEGDEQVTFAKYDTAELDGLTSSQVRENLIGSGLWTALRTRPFSKVPAIESDAAAIFVTAIDTQPLAADPAVVINEHKDDFANGLKVLAKLTEGKVFLCKEAGKDIPAANAQVEEFAGKHPAGLVGTHIHYLLPASVNRTVWHIGYQDVIAIGQLFITGELHVERVVAVGGPKALQPRLLRTVIGASTTELMAKEVQEGDNRIVSGSVLNGRTANGPHAFLGRYHNQISVLEEGTEKEFIGWAMPGANKFSATRAFLSHLSPSKLFNITTSTGGSDRSMVPIGAYERVMPLDILPTMLLRDLLSGDVDGAQSLGALELDEEDLALCTFVCPGKYDYGSYLRDCLDTIEREG; translated from the coding sequence ATGATTACAATTAAGAAAGGATTGGATCTGCCCATCGCTGGTGGACCAGAACAAGTTATCCATAATGGCCCAGCCATTAAACAGGTGGCTACCCTAGGTGAAGAGTATATTGGCCTTCGCCCGACCATGAAAGTTCGTGTCGGTGATAAGGTTAAGAAAGGTCAGGTGATCTTCGAAGATAAGAAGAATCCTGGCGTTGTATATACGGCTTTTGCTAGTGGTACTGTTACCGAAATTAACCGTGGCGCCAAGCGTGTCTTACAGTCAGTTGTGATTGATGTTGAAGGTGACGAGCAAGTTACTTTCGCTAAATACGATACAGCTGAGTTAGACGGCTTAACGTCAAGCCAAGTTCGCGAAAATCTGATCGGTTCAGGTTTGTGGACGGCTTTACGTACTCGCCCATTCAGCAAAGTACCTGCCATCGAATCTGATGCGGCAGCTATCTTTGTAACTGCTATTGATACTCAGCCTTTGGCTGCGGATCCTGCGGTAGTGATCAACGAACATAAAGACGATTTTGCTAACGGCCTTAAAGTGCTAGCGAAATTGACTGAAGGCAAAGTGTTCTTGTGTAAGGAGGCGGGTAAAGACATTCCTGCTGCAAACGCACAAGTTGAAGAATTTGCTGGAAAACACCCTGCTGGGTTAGTTGGCACTCATATCCATTATTTGCTTCCGGCTTCTGTTAACCGTACGGTTTGGCACATTGGTTACCAAGATGTAATAGCCATTGGTCAGCTATTTATTACCGGCGAATTACACGTTGAGCGTGTTGTTGCAGTAGGTGGCCCTAAAGCACTACAACCTCGTCTACTGCGCACTGTTATTGGTGCAAGCACGACTGAGTTAATGGCAAAAGAAGTTCAAGAAGGCGATAACCGTATCGTTTCTGGCTCTGTGCTTAACGGTCGTACGGCTAATGGCCCTCACGCATTTTTAGGTCGTTATCACAACCAAATCAGTGTACTTGAAGAAGGCACTGAAAAAGAATTCATTGGTTGGGCAATGCCAGGTGCGAACAAGTTCTCAGCCACTCGTGCATTCTTAAGCCACTTGTCTCCATCTAAGCTGTTTAACATCACAACCAGCACTGGCGGTTCTGATCGTTCAATGGTGCCAATTGGTGCTTACGAGCGTGTTATGCCGTTAGACATTCTTCCAACTATGCTGCTACGTGACCTGCTTTCAGGCGACGTTGATGGCGCACAATCATTAGGTGCGTTAGAGCTAGATGAAGAAGATTTAGCATTGTGTACTTTCGTATGTCCAGGCAAGTATGACTATGGTTCATATCTTCGCGACTGTTTAGATACGATCGAGAGGGAAGGCTAA